The following coding sequences are from one Musa acuminata AAA Group cultivar baxijiao chromosome BXJ1-6, Cavendish_Baxijiao_AAA, whole genome shotgun sequence window:
- the LOC135676616 gene encoding probable E3 ubiquitin-protein ligase ARI7 isoform X1, which produces MDPEDEPRDNESAGDGDFCSDDGIADCDYGDADFPESQEIVSPLKQNYTILSEADIRQRQEEDITQICAILSVSRSAACNLLCHYKWNVSKVQDEWFANEENVCKVVGLLHNPVNTSNSRKLNCGICFESYDRSKMSAASCGHYFCNACWKGYISTSINEGPGCLMLRCPDPSCNAAVDWDMIDRLAGFEEKEKYARHLLRSYVEDSKKIKWCPSPGCEFAVDFDINSISYDVCCYCSHSFCWNCIEEVHRPVDCGTVAKWIIKNNAESENTNWILVNSKPCPKCKRPIEKNQGCMHMTCRAPCKFEFCWLCLGAWSEHGAITGGFYSCNGYETARRDGMYDESEKRRKRAKLSLERYTHYYERWVTNESSRKKALEDLHIMQTNKLEKLSIRQGQSEAQLKFIIDAWLQIVECRRVLKWTYAYGYYLPEHDNTKRQFFEYLQGEAEFGLERLHQCAEKELQEFLDADTPMKGFDNFRVKLTRLTSVTHNYFENLVQALERGLMDVDCSDPQTSSKSCCSSSPGNMPGKMKSSKATEADDPS; this is translated from the exons CAAAATTATACCATTTTAAGTGAAGCTGATATCCGCCAGCGACAAGAGGAGGACATAACCCAGATATGTGCTATACTATCTGTTTCACGGAGTGCAGCGTGCAACCTTCTTTGTCACTATAAGTG GAATGTCAGTAAGGTGCAGGATGAGTGGTTTGCAAATGAAGAAAATGTATGCAAGGTCGTTGGCTTGTTGCACAATCCTGTCAATACTTCAAATAGTAGAAAA CTAAATTGTGGTATATGCTTTGAAAGCTATGATCGTTCTAAGATGAGTGCAGCTTCTTGTGGGCATTATTTCTGCAATGCATGCTGGAAAG GTTACATTTCCACATCAATAAATGAGGGCCCTGGATGCTTGATGCTGCGTTGTCCTGACCCATCTTGCAATGCTGCTGTTGACTGGGACATGATTGATAGACTTGCTGGAtttgaagagaaagaaaagtATGCACGTCATCTTCTTCGTTCATATGTTGAGGACAGTAAAAAG ATAAAGTGGTGCCCTTCTCCTGGATGTGAGTTTGCGGTAGACTTTGATATCAACAGTATTAGCTACGATGTTTGTTGCTATTGTTCCCATAGCTTTTGTTGGAAT TGCATTGAGGAAGTTCACCGTCCAGTGGACTGTGGTACGGTGGCCAAGTGGATTATAAAAAACAATGCAGAGTCGGAGAATACAAATTG GATACTGGTTAATTCCAAGCCCTGTCCAAAGTGCAAGAGGCCAATTGAGAAAAACCAGGGCTGTATGCATATGACATGTAGAGCCCCTTGTAAATTTGAATTTTGCTG GTTATGCCTTGGTGCATGGTCAGAGCATGGGGCTATAACTGGTGGTTTCTATTCTTGTAATGGCTATGAAACAGCAAGGCGTGATGGGATG TATGATGAATCtgaaaagaggagaaagaggGCGAAACTTTCTCTTGAGAGATACACTCATTATTATGAACGCTGGGTGACCAATGAATCA TCAAGAAAGAAGGCACTTGAAGATCTTCACATTATGCAAACTAACAAG CTTGAGAAACTGAGTATTAGACAAGGCCAGTCAGAGGCCCAGCTCAAGTTCATAATTGATGCCTGGTTACAG ATAGTGGAGTGCAGGCGAGTGCTGAAATGGACATATGCATATGGGTATTACCTGCCCGAGCATGACAATACTAAGAGGCAATTTTTTGAGTATCTTCAAG GTGAAGCTGAATTTGGCTTAGAACGGCTTCATCAATGTGCAGAGAAGGAACTCCAAGAATTTCTTGATGCAGATACCCCTATGAAAGGATTTGATAATTTCCGTGTGAAACTTACAAGACTAACTAG TGTGACTCATAACTACTTTGAGAACCTTGTTCAAGCGCTAGAAAGAGGGCTGATGGATGTAGATTGTTCGGACCCTCAGACCAGCAGCAAAAGTTGTTGTTCCAGCAGTCCTGGCAACATGCCTGGGAAAATGAAAAGTAGCAAAGCAACTGAAGCAGATGATCCCAGCTAG
- the LOC135676616 gene encoding probable E3 ubiquitin-protein ligase ARI7 isoform X3 — protein sequence MDPEDEPRDNESAGDGDFCSDDGIADCDYGDADFPESQEIVSPLKQNYTILSEADIRQRQEEDITQICAILSVSRSAACNLLCHYKWNVSKVQDEWFANEENVCKVVGLLHNPVNTSNSRKLNCGICFESYDRSKMSAASCGHYFCNACWKGYISTSINEGPGCLMLRCPDPSCNAAVDWDMIDRLAGFEEKEKYARHLLRSYVEDSKKIKWCPSPGCEFAVDFDINSISYDVCCYCSHSFCWNCIEEVHRPVDCGTVAKWIIKNNAESENTNWILVNSKPCPKCKRPIEKNQGCMHMTCRAPCKFEFCWLCLGAWSEHGAITGGFYSCNGYETARRDGMYDESEKRRKRAKLSLERYTHYYERWVTNESSRKKALEDLHIMQTNKLEKLSIRQGQSEAQLKFIIDAWLQIVECRRVLKWTYAYGYYLPEHDNTKRQFFEYLQGEAEFGLERLHQCAEKELQEFLDADTPMKGFDNFRVKLTRLTS from the exons CAAAATTATACCATTTTAAGTGAAGCTGATATCCGCCAGCGACAAGAGGAGGACATAACCCAGATATGTGCTATACTATCTGTTTCACGGAGTGCAGCGTGCAACCTTCTTTGTCACTATAAGTG GAATGTCAGTAAGGTGCAGGATGAGTGGTTTGCAAATGAAGAAAATGTATGCAAGGTCGTTGGCTTGTTGCACAATCCTGTCAATACTTCAAATAGTAGAAAA CTAAATTGTGGTATATGCTTTGAAAGCTATGATCGTTCTAAGATGAGTGCAGCTTCTTGTGGGCATTATTTCTGCAATGCATGCTGGAAAG GTTACATTTCCACATCAATAAATGAGGGCCCTGGATGCTTGATGCTGCGTTGTCCTGACCCATCTTGCAATGCTGCTGTTGACTGGGACATGATTGATAGACTTGCTGGAtttgaagagaaagaaaagtATGCACGTCATCTTCTTCGTTCATATGTTGAGGACAGTAAAAAG ATAAAGTGGTGCCCTTCTCCTGGATGTGAGTTTGCGGTAGACTTTGATATCAACAGTATTAGCTACGATGTTTGTTGCTATTGTTCCCATAGCTTTTGTTGGAAT TGCATTGAGGAAGTTCACCGTCCAGTGGACTGTGGTACGGTGGCCAAGTGGATTATAAAAAACAATGCAGAGTCGGAGAATACAAATTG GATACTGGTTAATTCCAAGCCCTGTCCAAAGTGCAAGAGGCCAATTGAGAAAAACCAGGGCTGTATGCATATGACATGTAGAGCCCCTTGTAAATTTGAATTTTGCTG GTTATGCCTTGGTGCATGGTCAGAGCATGGGGCTATAACTGGTGGTTTCTATTCTTGTAATGGCTATGAAACAGCAAGGCGTGATGGGATG TATGATGAATCtgaaaagaggagaaagaggGCGAAACTTTCTCTTGAGAGATACACTCATTATTATGAACGCTGGGTGACCAATGAATCA TCAAGAAAGAAGGCACTTGAAGATCTTCACATTATGCAAACTAACAAG CTTGAGAAACTGAGTATTAGACAAGGCCAGTCAGAGGCCCAGCTCAAGTTCATAATTGATGCCTGGTTACAG ATAGTGGAGTGCAGGCGAGTGCTGAAATGGACATATGCATATGGGTATTACCTGCCCGAGCATGACAATACTAAGAGGCAATTTTTTGAGTATCTTCAAG GTGAAGCTGAATTTGGCTTAGAACGGCTTCATCAATGTGCAGAGAAGGAACTCCAAGAATTTCTTGATGCAGATACCCCTATGAAAGGATTTGATAATTTCCGTGTGAAACTTACAAGACTAACTAG TTAG
- the LOC135676617 gene encoding uncharacterized protein LOC135676617 — protein MESVARPFPNPNLNIRTFSSSSPRGSFTVSRVPFDQWRNRPRLRAGRHRPVAAVANPRSEHDVVVVGAGIIGLAVARQLLLSSDLSVAVVDAAVPCSGATGAGQGYIWMAHKTPGSETWELAARSKQLWEELAESIRDQGKDPAEVLGWKKTGSLLVGRTLEESYMLEERVKLLNQAGLQAEYLPASSLHLEEPALEIGKEGGAALVPDDCQLDASQTVAFIEEGNKQFNSQGRYAEFYNDPALSLLRSSCTQTVEGVQTSKNSLYAKRAVVIAAGAWSGPLMQSLIVQPNLLPNIPVKPRKGHLLLLENFNDLQLNHGVMEVGYIDHQVFTSSARSFTPGAVEDDDNLSSISMTATLDVKRNLLLGSSRQFVGFSREMDESIVKRIWDRAGEFFPALKSLDNKIDKIRIGHRPYMPDGKPVIGPVPSLPNVFLAAGHEGSGLCLALGTAEMVADMILGNPITIDHTPYSVEGRFC, from the exons ATGGAATCCGTCGCCCGCCCGTTCCCGAACCCTAACTTGAACATCCgaaccttctcctcctcctccccccgcgGATCCTTCACAGTCTCCCGCGTCCCCTTCGATCAGTGGCGAAATCGCCCCCGCCTTAGAGCCGGGCGGCACCGACCCGTCGCCGCCGTCGCGAATCCAAGGTCCGAGCACGACGTTGTTGTCGTCGGCGCCGGGATCATCGGGCTGGCCGTCGCACGCCAGCTCCTGCTCTCCTCCGACCTCTCTGTCGCCGTGGTCGATGCCGCCGTCCCCTGTTCCGGTGCCACCGGAGCCG GGCAGGGGTACATTTGGATGGCGCACAAGACGCCGGGTAGTGAGACTTGGGAGCTGGCTGCGAGAAGCAAGCAGTTGTGGGAGGAGTTGGCAGAGAGTATACGAGACCAGGGTAAAGACCCAGCAGAAGTACTGGGCTGGAAGAAGACAG gaagtTTGTTAGTTGGTAGAACTTTGGAGGAGTCATACATGTTGGAAGAAAGGGTCAAGCTCCTAAATCAGGCAGGGTTGCAAGCAGAATACTTGCCTGCATCTTCTTTGCATTTGGAGGAACCAGCATTGGAAATTGGAAAGGAAGGAGGAGCTGCTCTTGTACCAGATGACTGCCAGTTGGATGCCTCTCAGACTGTTGCATTCATTGAAGAG GGTAATAAGCAGTTCAATTCACAAGGCAGATATGCTGAGTTCTATAATGACCCTGCTCTTTCTTTGCTGAG GTCTTCATGCACACAAACGGTTGAAGGTGTTCAAACATCCAAGAACAGCTTGTATGCTAAAAGAGCTGTTGTGATTGCTGCAGGTGCCTGGTCTGGGCCCTTAATGCAAAGCCTCATTGTGCAACCAAATCTTTTGCCAAATATACCTGTCAAGCCTAGAAAG GGCCATCTTCTTTTATTGGAGAATTTCAACGACTTACAACTAAACCATGGTGTGATGGAGGTTGGATATATCGATCATCAGGTTTTTACCTCGTCCGCCAGGTCTTTTACTCCAGGAGCAGTTGAGGATGATGATAATTTGTCATCTATATCAATGACAGCCACTTTAGACGTCAAGAGGAATCTTCTACTAG GGAGCAGTCGCCAATTTGTTGGATTCAGTAGAGAAATGGATGAATCTATTGTTAAACGGATATGGGATCGGGCCGGGGAGTTCTTTCCTGCTCTAAAGTCTCTTGATAATAAAATAGACAAGATACGAATAGGACACCGCCCTTATA TGCCTGATGGGAAGCCTGTCATTGGGCCAGTTCCTAGTTTACCAAATGTTTTTCTTGCGGCTGGGCACGAAGGAAGTGGTCTTTGCCTG GCATTGGGCACTGCAGAAATGGTTGCTGATATGATACTAGGGAACCCGATAACAATAGATCATACACCATACAGTGTGGAAGGCAGATTCTGCTGA
- the LOC135676616 gene encoding probable E3 ubiquitin-protein ligase ARI7 isoform X2: MDPEDEPRDNESAGDGDFCSDDGIADCDYGDADFPESQEIVSPLKQNYTILSEADIRQRQEEDITQICAILSVSRSAACNLLCHYKWNVSKVQDEWFANEENVCKVVGLLHNPVNTSNSRKLNCGICFESYDRSKMSAASCGHYFCNACWKGYISTSINEGPGCLMLRCPDPSCNAAVDWDMIDRLAGFEEKEKYARHLLRSYVEDSKKIKWCPSPGCEFAVDFDINSISYDVCCYCSHSFCWNCIEEVHRPVDCGTVAKWIIKNNAESENTNWILVNSKPCPKCKRPIEKNQGCMHMTCRAPCKFEFCWLCLGAWSEHGAITGGFYSCNGYETARRDGMSRKKALEDLHIMQTNKLEKLSIRQGQSEAQLKFIIDAWLQIVECRRVLKWTYAYGYYLPEHDNTKRQFFEYLQGEAEFGLERLHQCAEKELQEFLDADTPMKGFDNFRVKLTRLTSVTHNYFENLVQALERGLMDVDCSDPQTSSKSCCSSSPGNMPGKMKSSKATEADDPS; the protein is encoded by the exons CAAAATTATACCATTTTAAGTGAAGCTGATATCCGCCAGCGACAAGAGGAGGACATAACCCAGATATGTGCTATACTATCTGTTTCACGGAGTGCAGCGTGCAACCTTCTTTGTCACTATAAGTG GAATGTCAGTAAGGTGCAGGATGAGTGGTTTGCAAATGAAGAAAATGTATGCAAGGTCGTTGGCTTGTTGCACAATCCTGTCAATACTTCAAATAGTAGAAAA CTAAATTGTGGTATATGCTTTGAAAGCTATGATCGTTCTAAGATGAGTGCAGCTTCTTGTGGGCATTATTTCTGCAATGCATGCTGGAAAG GTTACATTTCCACATCAATAAATGAGGGCCCTGGATGCTTGATGCTGCGTTGTCCTGACCCATCTTGCAATGCTGCTGTTGACTGGGACATGATTGATAGACTTGCTGGAtttgaagagaaagaaaagtATGCACGTCATCTTCTTCGTTCATATGTTGAGGACAGTAAAAAG ATAAAGTGGTGCCCTTCTCCTGGATGTGAGTTTGCGGTAGACTTTGATATCAACAGTATTAGCTACGATGTTTGTTGCTATTGTTCCCATAGCTTTTGTTGGAAT TGCATTGAGGAAGTTCACCGTCCAGTGGACTGTGGTACGGTGGCCAAGTGGATTATAAAAAACAATGCAGAGTCGGAGAATACAAATTG GATACTGGTTAATTCCAAGCCCTGTCCAAAGTGCAAGAGGCCAATTGAGAAAAACCAGGGCTGTATGCATATGACATGTAGAGCCCCTTGTAAATTTGAATTTTGCTG GTTATGCCTTGGTGCATGGTCAGAGCATGGGGCTATAACTGGTGGTTTCTATTCTTGTAATGGCTATGAAACAGCAAGGCGTGATGGGATG TCAAGAAAGAAGGCACTTGAAGATCTTCACATTATGCAAACTAACAAG CTTGAGAAACTGAGTATTAGACAAGGCCAGTCAGAGGCCCAGCTCAAGTTCATAATTGATGCCTGGTTACAG ATAGTGGAGTGCAGGCGAGTGCTGAAATGGACATATGCATATGGGTATTACCTGCCCGAGCATGACAATACTAAGAGGCAATTTTTTGAGTATCTTCAAG GTGAAGCTGAATTTGGCTTAGAACGGCTTCATCAATGTGCAGAGAAGGAACTCCAAGAATTTCTTGATGCAGATACCCCTATGAAAGGATTTGATAATTTCCGTGTGAAACTTACAAGACTAACTAG TGTGACTCATAACTACTTTGAGAACCTTGTTCAAGCGCTAGAAAGAGGGCTGATGGATGTAGATTGTTCGGACCCTCAGACCAGCAGCAAAAGTTGTTGTTCCAGCAGTCCTGGCAACATGCCTGGGAAAATGAAAAGTAGCAAAGCAACTGAAGCAGATGATCCCAGCTAG